A stretch of Malus sylvestris chromosome 11, drMalSylv7.2, whole genome shotgun sequence DNA encodes these proteins:
- the LOC126589001 gene encoding uncharacterized protein LOC126589001 yields the protein MAGISGFRSLAPKTKNAIVAGGLSAFVFGVYFYTMRAVGGTDELQVAINKFEEEKVQKEAEANVASKV from the coding sequence ATGGCTGGGATTTCGGGATTTAGGAGCCTTGCACCTAAAACAAAGAATGCTATCGTTGCAGGGGGCTTGTCAGCTTTTGTTTTCGGAGTATATTTCTACACCATGAGAGCTGTTGGAGGCACAGATGAACTACAAGTGGCGATAAACAAATTTGAGGAGGAAAAAGTTCAGAAAGAGGCTGAAGCAAACGTGGCATCAAAGGTTTGA
- the LOC126589000 gene encoding protein NDR1-like: MPDQSGGCCRCCFSFIFTLGLTALFVWLSLRTSNPKCTIRSFYLPALNRTLNDTKNTTVFVTLRLGNTNKDKGVYYDAVNLTFRLHPNATGIPVATYAVPRFYQGHKKTATKEVAVGPKEGLNWTAVSSGVYANGSAIFRVDLATAVRFKIMFWRTKRHRLNVGADVLVNDSGGKVNRKDIKLSAAPDHHLIGFFSGQVGVLSNFLVLFFLIFL; encoded by the coding sequence ATGCCGGATCAATCAGGCGGGTGCTGCAGGTGCTGCTTCAGCTTCATATTCACCCTCGGCCTCACAGCCCTCTTCGTGTGGCTGAGCCTGCGCACCTCCAACCCCAAGTGCACCATCCGCTCGTTTTACCTTCCTGCCCTCAACCGGACCCTAAACGACACCAAAAACACCACCGTCTTCGTCACCCTCAGGCTCGGAAACACCAACAAGGACAAGGGCGTTTACTACGACGCCGTCAACCTCACCTTCCGGCTACATCCCAACGCCACCGGCATACCGGTGGCAACTTATGCGGTGCCCCGGTTCTACCAGGGGCACAAGAAGACGGCCACAAAGGAAGTGGCCGTGGGGCCCAAAGAAGGGCTCAACTGGACGGCGGTGTCCAGTGGGGTCTACGCCAATGGGAGTGCGATTTTTAGGGTGGATTTGGCCACTGCTGTGAGGTTCAAGATCATGTTTTGGAGGACCAAGAGGCATAGGCTGAATGTTGGGGCTGATGTGCTGGTCAATGACTCTGGTGGAAAAGTCAACAGGAAGGATATCAAGCTCTCTGCTGCACCAGATCATCACCTGATTGGATTCTTTTCTGGACAGGTGGGGGTTTTGTCCAAtttcttggttttgtttttcctaatttttttgtga